Proteins from a single region of Paraglaciecola sp. T6c:
- a CDS encoding glycine C-acetyltransferase yields the protein MKQAFYDRLAQQISDTKAQGLYKTERVIQSQQSADIQVGDNQQVLNFCANNYLGLANNAELIDAAKEGLDSHGFGMASVRFICGTQDIHKALEEKISAFLGMQDTILYPSCFDANGGLFETILGPEDAIISDALNHASIIDGVRLCKAKRYRYANNDMQALSVQLEKAKNDGAQTIVIATDGVFSMDGVIADLAGICDLADQYGALVMVDDCHATGFVGENGRGSHEYCEVMGRVDIITGTLGKALGGASGGYTSGKKEVVEWLRQRSRPYLFSNSVAPPIVSASLKVFDMLADGHALRAQLKRNSAHFRSRMEQAGFTMSGKDHAIIPVMLGDAKLASEMADKMLQKGIYVVGFSFPVVPKGQARIRTQMSAAHSIGQIDRAVDAFIEVGKELGVIK from the coding sequence ATGAAACAAGCCTTTTATGATCGCTTAGCACAGCAAATTAGTGACACTAAAGCACAAGGCCTTTATAAAACTGAACGGGTGATTCAGTCGCAACAAAGTGCAGATATTCAAGTGGGTGATAACCAGCAAGTGCTAAATTTTTGTGCCAATAATTACCTTGGCTTAGCGAACAACGCCGAACTAATTGATGCTGCGAAAGAAGGGTTGGATAGTCATGGATTTGGTATGGCATCGGTACGTTTTATCTGCGGAACCCAAGATATTCATAAAGCATTGGAAGAGAAAATTAGCGCCTTTTTAGGCATGCAAGATACCATTTTGTACCCCTCATGTTTTGATGCTAATGGTGGCCTATTTGAAACAATTTTAGGGCCAGAGGATGCCATCATCTCTGACGCACTTAATCATGCCAGTATCATCGATGGTGTGCGCTTGTGTAAGGCTAAGCGTTACCGGTACGCTAACAACGACATGCAAGCGCTGTCGGTGCAACTTGAAAAAGCGAAAAATGATGGTGCGCAAACCATAGTGATCGCGACCGACGGTGTGTTTTCAATGGATGGCGTTATTGCTGATCTGGCTGGAATTTGTGATCTAGCGGATCAATATGGCGCGTTAGTTATGGTTGACGACTGTCATGCGACAGGCTTTGTCGGTGAGAACGGTCGAGGCAGTCACGAATATTGTGAGGTGATGGGCCGAGTCGATATAATCACCGGCACATTGGGTAAAGCGTTAGGCGGTGCGTCTGGCGGTTATACGTCAGGCAAAAAAGAAGTTGTTGAATGGCTGCGCCAACGCTCTCGCCCTTATCTTTTCTCTAATTCAGTTGCCCCGCCAATTGTTTCAGCGTCCCTAAAAGTATTTGATATGTTGGCAGATGGGCATGCGTTGCGTGCGCAATTAAAACGCAACAGCGCTCACTTTCGAAGCCGCATGGAGCAAGCCGGTTTCACTATGTCAGGCAAAGACCATGCAATTATTCCAGTGATGCTGGGGGATGCTAAATTAGCCAGTGAAATGGCAGATAAAATGCTCCAAAAGGGGATTTACGTCGTTGGCTTTTCCTTCCCTGTAGTGCCAAAAGGTCAAGCGCGAATTCGCACGCAAATGTCAGCTGCTCACAGTATTGGACAGATTGATCGCGCCGTTGATGCCTTCATCGAAGTGGGTAAAGAGTTAGGAGTGATTAAATGA
- the tdh gene encoding L-threonine 3-dehydrogenase encodes MKSLAKLKSEKGIWLHDSEMPTVGHNDILIKIRKTAICGTDMHIYNWDEWSQNTIPVPMVVGHEYVGEVVEIGEEVRGFAIGDRVSGEGHITCGHCRNCRAGRRHLCRNTSGVGVNRAGAFAEYLSIPAFNAFKIPDNISDDLAAIFDPFGNAVHTALSFDLVGEDVLITGAGPIGIMAAAVAQHVGARHVVITDVNEYRLDLARKMGASRAVNVAKESLKDVMNDLGMSEGFDVGLEMSGVPAAFRDMLDKMNHGGKVAMLGIPSGDVAVDWNKVIFKGLVIKGIYGREMFETWYKMASLIQGGLNLAPIITHQFNIDEFQQGFDTMGSGQSGKVILNW; translated from the coding sequence ATGAAGTCACTCGCCAAGCTCAAGTCAGAAAAAGGCATTTGGTTGCATGATAGCGAAATGCCTACTGTTGGTCATAACGACATACTGATTAAAATTCGTAAAACCGCTATTTGCGGTACGGATATGCACATTTATAACTGGGACGAGTGGTCTCAAAACACCATACCCGTGCCTATGGTAGTGGGACATGAGTACGTGGGTGAAGTGGTTGAAATAGGTGAGGAAGTGCGCGGTTTTGCTATTGGCGATCGCGTATCTGGTGAAGGGCATATTACTTGTGGGCATTGCCGTAACTGTCGTGCTGGGCGTCGTCACTTGTGTCGTAATACCTCTGGCGTTGGCGTCAACCGAGCGGGTGCTTTTGCAGAGTATTTGTCTATTCCTGCATTCAATGCATTTAAGATCCCAGACAATATCTCTGATGACCTCGCTGCTATTTTTGACCCCTTTGGTAATGCCGTACATACCGCATTGTCGTTTGATTTAGTCGGTGAAGATGTACTAATAACAGGGGCTGGGCCCATCGGCATTATGGCTGCTGCTGTTGCGCAACATGTAGGCGCACGTCACGTCGTCATTACTGATGTAAATGAATACCGCCTAGATTTGGCTCGTAAAATGGGTGCCTCGCGCGCTGTGAACGTGGCTAAAGAGAGCCTGAAAGACGTTATGAATGATTTAGGCATGTCTGAAGGCTTCGACGTTGGGCTTGAAATGTCGGGCGTGCCAGCAGCATTTCGCGATATGCTCGATAAAATGAATCACGGCGGAAAAGTGGCCATGTTAGGTATTCCTTCAGGCGATGTGGCTGTTGATTGGAATAAAGTCATTTTTAAAGGGCTAGTGATCAAAGGCATTTATGGCCGAGAGATGTTCGAAACCTGGTACAAGATGGCGAGCCTCATTCAAGGTGGTTTAAACTTGGCGCCAATTATTACCCATCAATTTAATATCGATGAGTTTCAGCAAGGATTTGATACCATGGGCTCCGGCCAATCTGGCAAAGTCATATTAAACTGGTAA
- the glpE gene encoding thiosulfate sulfurtransferase GlpE — MEQFAHISVQETQQKLAAKEARLVDIRDEQSFVAGHIEGAVHLTNGTLVNFTQETDFDTPVIVCCYHGVSSQQAAQFLLHQGFEEVYSMDGGFEAWRQSLPFVSGE, encoded by the coding sequence ATGGAGCAATTCGCACATATTTCAGTGCAGGAAACACAGCAAAAACTTGCAGCGAAAGAAGCCCGTTTAGTGGATATTCGCGATGAACAATCGTTTGTTGCAGGACATATTGAAGGCGCGGTTCATTTAACCAATGGTACCTTGGTGAATTTCACTCAAGAGACAGACTTCGATACACCTGTGATAGTGTGTTGTTACCATGGGGTCAGCAGTCAACAGGCCGCTCAGTTCCTACTTCATCAAGGATTTGAGGAAGTGTACAGCATGGATGGTGGCTTCGAAGCATGGCGCCAGAGTCTGCCTTTTGTTAGTGGTGAGTAA
- the glpG gene encoding rhomboid family intramembrane serine protease GlpG gives MSAPFLLVSFNQERAARLLINYLNSQGIAAQYYVDKNDVNSAEHGVQLLSEADKDVASHIASEFVQSPQDEKYQQAAWDSGETVRLRDKNSGISASGIWQQLRDIPFTTSVLLTCMIVYLLAMVGFFWPYKVLAIEPLPQLMENHQWWRLIGPALIHFSVLHIVFNLLWWWTLGGQIERLLGKTTLIILFLSSALLSNVGQLLVSGEHFGGLSGVVYALVGCVWWLGWLRPSWGLMMPKPMVGFLLVWLVVGYADVLWVSMANTAHTVGLISGCAFAFILSRSAVNKRSINS, from the coding sequence ATGTCAGCGCCTTTTTTACTGGTTAGCTTTAATCAAGAACGTGCCGCTCGATTACTCATAAACTATTTGAATAGTCAGGGAATAGCCGCTCAATATTACGTCGATAAAAATGACGTAAATAGTGCTGAACATGGTGTACAACTGCTCAGCGAAGCCGACAAAGACGTTGCTAGCCATATTGCCAGCGAATTTGTTCAGTCCCCCCAAGACGAAAAATACCAGCAAGCCGCTTGGGATAGCGGCGAGACGGTTAGGCTGCGTGATAAAAATTCGGGAATTTCTGCTAGCGGTATTTGGCAACAACTGCGTGATATTCCCTTTACAACCAGTGTGTTACTCACCTGTATGATTGTGTATCTGCTGGCGATGGTAGGCTTTTTTTGGCCGTACAAGGTATTGGCGATCGAGCCACTTCCTCAGCTAATGGAAAATCATCAATGGTGGCGGTTAATCGGGCCCGCACTCATTCATTTCTCGGTACTGCATATTGTATTCAATTTGTTGTGGTGGTGGACACTCGGCGGACAAATAGAAAGGCTTTTAGGGAAAACTACGCTTATCATCTTATTCTTATCCTCAGCGTTACTATCCAATGTTGGCCAGCTATTGGTTAGTGGCGAGCATTTTGGTGGCCTGTCAGGTGTGGTTTATGCTTTGGTTGGTTGCGTGTGGTGGTTAGGGTGGCTGCGCCCATCTTGGGGGCTTATGATGCCTAAGCCTATGGTCGGTTTCTTGTTAGTATGGTTGGTGGTGGGTTATGCAGATGTATTGTGGGTTAGCATGGCAAATACTGCGCATACTGTCGGCTTAATCAGTGGCTGTGCCTTTGCTTTTATACTCAGCCGATCTGCAGTAAATAAACGAAGTATTAACAGCTAA
- a CDS encoding flagellar basal body-associated protein FliL produces the protein MSIVRLFGTCLVLLSTLLSPSFAQEAPSKQFAYFGLEPDIVTNYLGTSNRKLGYVRITVELMLEDVDALEQADHHSPLLRATAIEILGRQPEERVKSLTGREDIRRTFLDTMRKLMKKETGSNMIKDVIFTKYIYYG, from the coding sequence ATGAGCATTGTCAGATTATTTGGTACTTGCCTAGTATTGCTTAGTACTCTGCTCAGTCCCTCTTTTGCTCAAGAAGCACCAAGCAAGCAATTCGCCTATTTTGGCTTGGAACCCGACATAGTAACAAACTACCTTGGGACCAGTAATCGTAAGCTCGGTTATGTGCGGATTACTGTTGAGTTAATGCTTGAAGATGTGGACGCTCTAGAACAAGCAGATCATCACTCACCGTTACTACGCGCCACTGCCATTGAGATCTTAGGTCGCCAGCCCGAGGAGCGGGTAAAATCGCTCACCGGCCGAGAAGATATTCGCCGCACTTTTCTTGATACCATGCGCAAGTTAATGAAAAAAGAAACCGGCTCGAACATGATCAAAGATGTTATTTTCACAAAATACATCTATTACGGTTAA